In Desulfopila inferna, a single window of DNA contains:
- a CDS encoding type 1 glutamine amidotransferase domain-containing protein yields the protein MKILMVLTSHDRLGETNEKTGFWLEEFAAPYYVFKDNDIEVSLASPEGGQPPIDPKSDAPEAQTEATRRFYNDEEAQNLLANTEPLESPNPLDFDAIFYPGGHGPLWDLTDDINSISLIESFHRRGKPIGFVCHGLAALTHAKNEEGFPLVKGKKVTGFTNYEESLVRLTEIVPFPIENMLHDLGGDFSKSDAWKSHVVIDGNLVTGQNPASSKEAAEAIVELLKK from the coding sequence ATGAAGATCCTGATGGTTTTAACATCCCACGACAGGCTAGGTGAAACAAACGAGAAAACGGGATTCTGGCTGGAAGAATTTGCGGCGCCATATTATGTTTTCAAAGACAATGATATTGAAGTTTCGCTGGCATCTCCCGAAGGAGGACAACCGCCGATTGACCCCAAAAGCGATGCACCCGAGGCTCAGACAGAAGCAACAAGACGGTTCTATAACGATGAAGAAGCACAGAATCTATTGGCCAATACGGAGCCTCTGGAATCCCCCAATCCTCTCGATTTCGATGCGATTTTCTACCCCGGCGGACATGGACCACTGTGGGATCTGACCGATGATATAAATTCGATATCCCTGATCGAATCTTTTCATCGACGGGGAAAGCCCATCGGCTTTGTCTGTCATGGCCTGGCAGCCCTGACCCATGCCAAAAATGAGGAAGGTTTTCCTCTGGTCAAAGGCAAGAAGGTCACCGGCTTCACTAATTATGAGGAATCTCTCGTCCGATTAACCGAAATAGTCCCCTTTCCCATTGAAAATATGTTGCATGATCTGGGCGGGGATTTCAGCAAGTCCGACGCCTGGAAGAGTCACGTTGTTATTGACGGCAATCTCGTCACCGGCCAGAATCCGGCCTCATCGAAAGAGGCGGCCGAAGCGATAGTTGAACTTCTGAAAAAGTAG
- a CDS encoding adenylate/guanylate cyclase domain-containing protein, whose protein sequence is MIITKNGLQEAMQAQKKNIPDPTKILPLKRAEAKEGCAGRNSAGRVEALNRIRGLVRKIRGSYGEGLASPRIPIWLQLSITTMFVLAVSMVIFGYVIMERQKEKLYDNTVKMGMVSLNYFSNNAKIPLLNDDVLELNTLINNAASVDGHFYAFIVDNDNVIKAHTNHERIDKTFEPFEDVTNTSKKGAVSYFHYSLPGKAEVLNLSTPIMFKEKKLGEVHVGLSIDFVRELFINERAFLAASILMIIVFGMIVAVICGRRFSKPISSLVEATSEIARGNYDHKVDLHRNDELGTLGEAFNRMGDELYRQAIMKETFGKYVGSEVLDMIMSNPGKGWLKGRKNKASVLFADIRGFTAYAETREPEEVVEKLNEFFEIATEIILKHGGYVDKFMGDSVLAVFGVPVYHKEHARRCLLAALDMQQEFAKTDRQDNILLRSIGIGIASGVVVAGNIGSQVKTEYTVIGDCVNVASYLNSLAGPREIIVGNGMSRHFGGLVEVEALEPRKVKGKEELVEIYRVLDVQTAAIPEEGCQPS, encoded by the coding sequence ATGATTATCACAAAAAATGGACTTCAGGAGGCCATGCAGGCGCAAAAGAAAAATATTCCGGATCCGACCAAGATACTTCCCTTGAAACGGGCTGAAGCGAAGGAGGGGTGCGCCGGGAGAAACAGCGCAGGCCGAGTTGAGGCCCTTAATCGTATCAGAGGATTGGTAAGGAAAATCAGAGGGTCCTATGGTGAAGGCCTTGCCTCACCACGTATACCCATCTGGCTTCAGCTCTCCATTACGACAATGTTTGTTTTGGCGGTCTCCATGGTGATATTCGGATATGTCATAATGGAGAGGCAGAAGGAAAAGCTCTATGACAATACCGTCAAAATGGGCATGGTCAGCCTCAATTATTTCAGCAACAATGCCAAAATACCCCTGTTGAACGATGATGTTCTCGAACTCAATACCCTGATCAACAATGCAGCCTCCGTCGACGGTCATTTTTATGCATTCATCGTCGATAATGATAATGTCATCAAAGCCCATACAAACCATGAGAGAATCGATAAAACCTTTGAGCCGTTCGAGGATGTCACTAACACCTCGAAGAAAGGGGCTGTTTCCTATTTTCATTATTCGCTTCCCGGAAAGGCTGAGGTGCTGAACCTCAGTACACCCATAATGTTTAAAGAGAAGAAGCTCGGTGAGGTTCATGTAGGGCTTTCCATCGATTTTGTCAGGGAGCTTTTTATTAACGAGCGGGCTTTTCTGGCGGCGAGCATACTCATGATCATCGTCTTTGGGATGATAGTGGCGGTGATTTGCGGCAGGCGATTTTCAAAACCGATTTCCTCACTGGTCGAGGCGACTTCAGAGATTGCCAGGGGCAACTATGATCATAAGGTCGACCTGCACCGGAACGATGAACTGGGAACCTTGGGGGAAGCCTTCAACAGAATGGGTGATGAACTGTATCGCCAGGCAATAATGAAGGAGACTTTCGGTAAATATGTCGGCTCGGAAGTCCTCGATATGATAATGTCCAACCCCGGAAAGGGCTGGCTCAAGGGCCGTAAGAACAAGGCCTCGGTGCTTTTTGCCGATATCAGAGGGTTTACCGCTTATGCAGAAACACGGGAGCCGGAGGAAGTTGTCGAAAAGCTCAATGAGTTTTTTGAAATAGCCACCGAAATCATCCTCAAGCATGGCGGATATGTCGACAAGTTCATGGGAGATTCGGTACTGGCGGTGTTCGGGGTGCCGGTATATCATAAAGAACATGCCCGAAGATGCTTACTGGCAGCGCTCGACATGCAGCAGGAATTTGCTAAAACCGACCGGCAGGACAATATCCTTCTCCGTTCCATAGGAATAGGAATTGCGTCCGGTGTTGTCGTCGCCGGTAATATCGGTTCACAGGTCAAAACCGAATATACCGTGATCGGCGACTGTGTCAATGTGGCCTCCTATCTCAACAGCCTGGCGGGACCACGGGAGATTATCGTGGGCAATGGCATGAGCCGGCATTTTGGAGGCCTGGTCGAAGTGGAAGCCCTTGAGCCGCGAAAGGTGAAAGGTAAGGAAGAACTCGTGGAAATTTATCGAGTGCTTGATGTGCAGACAGCCGCTATCCCTGAAGAAGGATGTCAACCCAGCTGA
- the thiC gene encoding phosphomethylpyrimidine synthase ThiC — protein sequence MNTPQMELARANTISEKMKIAAAEAGISPELLRRNIAEGTAIICHNNLHHGGRPLAVGKGIRTRVNANIGTSRDDNSIENELKKAETAVAAGADALMDLSTGGPIDEIRQTIISKTDVCIGSVPLYQAACDTVSVPGKAIVDMSVDDIFNGIEKHLEDGIDFITVHCGVTRATVEKMDREGRVMEVVSRGGSFTCAWMEHNQQENPLYQHFDRLLELVRPYDAVLSLGDGFRPGCLADASDRAQIHELLILGELTQRAWDAGIQVMIEGPGHMPLQQIAANIQLQKSLCHGAPFYVLGPLVTDIGPGYDHITSAIGGAAAAGAGADFLCYVTPSEHLCLPTAEDVHQGVMATRLAAHAGDIVKNIPGAMEKDLAMSQARKNLDWERQFELAIDPPLARKRRGETTSADQHGACTMCGEFCAYKIMNSRKTQ from the coding sequence ATGAATACACCACAGATGGAACTGGCCCGCGCAAACACTATCTCGGAAAAAATGAAAATAGCGGCAGCCGAAGCCGGGATCTCACCAGAGTTGCTGCGCCGCAATATTGCCGAAGGCACGGCGATTATCTGCCACAACAACCTGCATCATGGCGGACGCCCGCTCGCTGTCGGCAAAGGCATCCGCACCCGCGTCAATGCCAATATCGGAACAAGCAGGGATGATAACAGCATAGAGAACGAACTGAAAAAAGCTGAAACGGCCGTTGCCGCAGGAGCCGATGCCCTGATGGATCTTTCCACGGGCGGGCCGATTGATGAAATTCGCCAAACCATCATCTCAAAAACCGATGTCTGTATTGGCTCGGTCCCACTGTATCAGGCAGCCTGCGATACTGTTTCGGTGCCGGGCAAGGCGATTGTCGACATGAGCGTCGATGATATCTTTAACGGCATCGAAAAGCATCTTGAGGATGGAATAGACTTCATCACGGTTCACTGTGGAGTGACCCGCGCCACTGTAGAAAAAATGGATAGAGAAGGCCGTGTGATGGAAGTAGTTTCCCGGGGCGGTTCATTCACCTGTGCCTGGATGGAGCACAATCAGCAGGAAAACCCACTCTATCAGCATTTTGACAGACTGCTGGAACTGGTGCGCCCCTACGATGCCGTCCTTTCTCTAGGGGACGGCTTTCGCCCCGGCTGCCTGGCCGACGCCAGCGATCGGGCTCAGATCCATGAACTGCTGATCCTGGGCGAATTAACCCAGAGAGCCTGGGATGCGGGAATCCAGGTGATGATTGAAGGTCCCGGACATATGCCGCTTCAACAGATAGCAGCCAATATCCAACTGCAAAAAAGCCTCTGCCATGGAGCGCCATTTTATGTGCTCGGCCCGCTGGTTACAGACATCGGCCCCGGCTACGATCATATCACCAGTGCCATTGGCGGCGCTGCAGCAGCAGGCGCCGGTGCCGATTTTCTCTGCTATGTAACTCCGAGCGAACATCTCTGCCTGCCCACTGCAGAAGATGTTCACCAAGGGGTTATGGCGACCAGATTGGCGGCACATGCCGGCGATATCGTCAAAAACATTCCCGGGGCGATGGAAAAGGACCTTGCCATGTCGCAGGCCAGAAAAAACCTCGATTGGGAAAGGCAATTCGAGTTGGCCATCGATCCGCCACTGGCGAGAAAACGACGGGGAGAAACCACATCAGCGGATCAACATGGCGCATGCACCATGTGTGGAGAGTTCTGTGCCTATAAAATTATGAACTCGCGCAAAACACAGTGA
- a CDS encoding glycosyltransferase family 4 protein — MKIAQVAPLFESVPPRLYGGTERVVSYITEELINQGHEVTLFASGDSVTRAQLRPVCDSSLRLHKSPCDHLAYHILLVQKIFNEAHLYDIIHFHIDYIHYPLARLTRTPQITTLHGRQDLPDLQHIYREFFEMPVISISNSQRTPLPNANWQATVYHGIPGHFFTLHKDHHGYLAFLGRTSPEKGLEEAIRIAVLADTELHIAAKVDAKDEAYFDEVIKPLLKNTQIHFLGEINEQEKNDFLGNARALLFPIQWPEPFGMVMIEAMACGTPVVAFRRGSVPEVIENGVTGFIVDDIREAVQAVQNIDAISRPKCHSAFKKRFSSTRMVEEYVKIYQKLLGTTDRINETQWNGEVNYGRRYSDRRQMVYSGNILKG; from the coding sequence ATGAAAATTGCCCAGGTTGCACCATTATTTGAGAGTGTTCCACCCCGTCTGTACGGCGGTACAGAGCGGGTTGTGTCATATATAACGGAAGAGTTGATCAATCAGGGACATGAGGTAACCCTCTTTGCCAGTGGAGATTCTGTTACGCGCGCCCAGCTGAGACCCGTCTGCGACAGCTCACTGCGTCTCCACAAATCGCCCTGTGACCATCTTGCCTACCATATTCTGTTGGTACAGAAAATTTTTAATGAGGCCCATCTCTATGACATCATTCATTTTCATATAGATTATATTCATTATCCCCTGGCCCGCCTGACCAGAACTCCACAGATCACCACGCTGCATGGCCGACAGGATTTACCAGATCTGCAACATATCTATCGGGAATTTTTTGAAATGCCCGTGATCTCCATCTCCAACTCTCAACGAACACCGTTGCCCAATGCCAACTGGCAGGCAACCGTATACCACGGGATCCCCGGACATTTCTTCACCCTTCATAAGGACCATCACGGTTATCTCGCCTTTCTAGGTCGTACTTCACCCGAAAAAGGCCTTGAAGAGGCGATCCGCATTGCCGTTCTCGCTGATACAGAGCTGCACATAGCTGCGAAAGTTGATGCCAAGGACGAAGCCTACTTCGATGAAGTAATCAAACCTCTGTTAAAGAACACGCAGATACATTTTCTCGGGGAAATCAACGAACAGGAAAAAAATGACTTCCTGGGCAATGCCCGTGCCCTGCTCTTTCCCATTCAGTGGCCGGAGCCGTTCGGCATGGTCATGATCGAAGCGATGGCCTGCGGCACACCTGTAGTGGCATTTCGCAGAGGCTCCGTGCCAGAAGTTATTGAGAATGGGGTTACAGGATTTATAGTAGATGATATCCGGGAGGCGGTGCAAGCGGTACAAAATATCGATGCAATCAGCCGCCCTAAATGCCACAGTGCTTTTAAAAAGCGATTCAGTTCGACAAGGATGGTAGAGGAGTATGTCAAAATATACCAAAAGCTCCTCGGCACAACCGACCGGATCAACGAGACGCAGTGGAATGGAGAGGTGAATTATGGAAGACGTTATTCAGATCGACGACAAATGGTATATTCTGGCAACATCCTCAAGGGCTGA
- a CDS encoding amylo-alpha-1,6-glucosidase: protein MEDVIQIDDKWYILATSSRADDRTRVLKAEETFGLFDPFGDIRQIGLGDLGLYHSGTRYLSFFEFTVNQRQPLLLNSSVANDNLLLAVDQTTPDLYENNRLVIKKGTIHVFRSKLLTDGVCHEHIRIANYGRQDVALTLEFGFSADYVDIFEVRGVIREKRGLQHKPECTESSVSFHYTGLDEIQRSTIINFSPAPGVIKPHSASYSFILPVQQEKEFYIDIACQYDNSPTRRINYLDALNMNKRESNRVLETTTEIHTSNEQLNDWLNRSMTDLQMLTTKTAFGRYPYAGVPWFSTPFGRDGIITALQSLWVDPGLARGVLGFLSDRQSQTTSVANDAEPGKILHESRTGEMAALGEIPYKNYYGSADSTPLFVILAEAYFRRTGDFKFIEQIWPNILQALEWIDRYGDIDGDGFVEYSRKSSDGILQQGWKDSNDSVFHADGTLAEGPIALCEIQGYVYRAKTAGAKLAAMAGKNDLATELFRQADALHHNFNEIFWCEELETYALALDGRKNLCRVRSSNVGHVLYSGIATKENALRAARTLMNKDSFSGWGIRTIPSNENRYNPMSYHNGTIWPHDNSIAAMGFARYFFKNETLRIFTALFNASVFFDFHRLPELFCGFRKLPGQGPTAYPVACSPQAWSSASVFFLLQACLGLTFTSEKPQVQFHHPQLPDYVDFVRITNMRVGNGFLDLSLRRHTHDVGINVIRKEGDIDIAVIV from the coding sequence ATGGAAGACGTTATTCAGATCGACGACAAATGGTATATTCTGGCAACATCCTCAAGGGCTGATGATCGTACCCGGGTGCTCAAGGCCGAAGAAACTTTTGGCCTCTTCGATCCGTTCGGCGACATCCGCCAGATCGGTCTGGGCGATTTGGGACTTTACCACAGCGGTACCCGGTATCTGAGCTTTTTCGAATTCACCGTTAACCAGAGACAGCCGCTGCTTCTGAATTCCTCTGTCGCCAACGACAACCTGCTTCTGGCCGTCGACCAGACAACTCCTGATCTGTACGAAAACAACAGGTTGGTCATCAAAAAGGGAACGATACACGTCTTTCGTTCAAAACTGCTGACAGACGGAGTATGTCACGAACATATCCGGATCGCCAATTATGGACGTCAAGATGTCGCTCTGACTCTGGAGTTTGGCTTCTCTGCCGACTATGTGGACATTTTCGAGGTGCGTGGAGTCATCCGCGAAAAAAGAGGCCTGCAGCATAAACCTGAATGTACCGAATCCTCCGTCAGCTTTCACTATACCGGACTTGACGAAATACAGCGTTCAACCATTATCAATTTCAGCCCCGCCCCTGGAGTTATAAAGCCGCATAGCGCGAGCTATTCTTTCATCCTTCCTGTTCAGCAGGAAAAAGAATTTTATATTGATATAGCCTGTCAATACGATAATTCCCCGACAAGGCGGATAAATTACCTTGATGCCCTGAATATGAACAAACGGGAATCAAACCGGGTCCTGGAAACGACCACGGAAATCCACACCTCGAATGAACAGCTCAACGATTGGCTGAACCGCTCAATGACCGACCTGCAGATGCTGACAACCAAGACCGCATTCGGCAGATATCCCTATGCCGGCGTTCCCTGGTTCAGTACTCCTTTCGGCCGGGACGGCATCATCACAGCCCTTCAGTCTCTCTGGGTAGACCCTGGCCTGGCTCGCGGCGTTCTTGGTTTTCTCTCCGACAGGCAGTCCCAGACAACCAGTGTGGCCAACGATGCCGAGCCGGGGAAGATTTTGCACGAAAGCAGAACAGGAGAAATGGCGGCACTCGGAGAGATTCCTTATAAAAACTACTACGGCAGCGCAGATTCGACTCCGCTTTTTGTTATTCTTGCCGAAGCCTATTTTCGGCGAACCGGAGATTTTAAATTTATAGAACAGATCTGGCCCAATATTCTTCAGGCACTTGAATGGATCGACAGATATGGCGATATAGACGGTGACGGTTTTGTCGAATACTCCCGAAAAAGCAGCGACGGTATTCTCCAGCAGGGCTGGAAGGATTCCAACGATTCCGTCTTTCATGCGGACGGTACCCTGGCCGAAGGTCCGATAGCACTTTGCGAGATCCAGGGATATGTCTACCGGGCAAAGACAGCCGGCGCCAAATTAGCCGCCATGGCAGGAAAGAACGACCTGGCAACGGAACTTTTCCGCCAGGCCGATGCTCTGCACCACAACTTTAACGAGATTTTCTGGTGTGAGGAACTCGAAACCTATGCACTCGCGCTCGATGGCCGCAAAAATCTTTGCCGGGTGCGCTCATCGAATGTCGGCCATGTACTCTACAGCGGTATCGCCACCAAGGAAAATGCCCTCAGAGCCGCACGCACCCTGATGAACAAGGATTCTTTTTCCGGATGGGGAATCAGAACGATACCCAGCAACGAAAACCGCTATAATCCGATGTCATATCATAACGGTACAATATGGCCTCACGACAACAGCATCGCGGCTATGGGTTTTGCCCGCTATTTCTTCAAAAACGAGACACTAAGGATTTTTACCGCCTTATTCAATGCCTCGGTATTTTTCGACTTTCACCGACTGCCTGAACTCTTCTGCGGTTTTCGCAAACTCCCCGGCCAGGGGCCCACCGCCTATCCGGTAGCCTGCTCCCCACAGGCCTGGTCAAGCGCTTCGGTCTTTTTCCTGCTGCAGGCCTGCCTCGGACTAACTTTCACTTCGGAAAAGCCCCAGGTACAGTTTCATCATCCCCAACTCCCGGATTACGTGGACTTTGTCAGGATTACCAATATGCGGGTCGGCAACGGTTTCCTCGATCTCTCTTTACGCAGGCATACTCATGATGTGGGAATCAATGTCATTCGAAAAGAGGGAGATATAGATATCGCGGTCATTGTCTAA
- the amrS gene encoding AmmeMemoRadiSam system radical SAM enzyme — protein MLKEAMLYERMEGKEDNRVHCFLCNHHCKISDSKFGICRVRQNRNGTLYTHVYGETIAANVDPIEKKPLYHFLPGSNSFSIATKGCNFQCGFCQNWQISQASKDGSNLGGSPLAPSEIVDLARKERCRSIAYTYTEPTIYFEYAYETAIQAHEASIYNIFVTNGFMTKEAIKIIRPYLDAANVDLKSFRDEFYRKTCHGRLQPVLDTISLMRELGIWVEVTTLVVPGQNDDLAELQDIAEFIAGVDTDIPWHISRFHPDYKTTESIPTPVQTLEKARSLGREAGLKYIYVGNVPGEENNTACPKCGEILIMRDYSANQVRVTDNSGCPSCGEHIAGVFK, from the coding sequence ATGCTCAAAGAAGCCATGCTTTACGAAAGGATGGAAGGCAAGGAAGATAATCGTGTTCATTGCTTCCTCTGCAATCACCACTGCAAAATATCCGATTCAAAATTTGGGATCTGCAGGGTGCGTCAGAACAGAAACGGCACCCTCTACACTCATGTCTACGGCGAAACCATCGCCGCCAATGTGGATCCGATCGAGAAAAAGCCGCTTTATCATTTCCTTCCGGGATCGAACTCATTCTCAATAGCCACCAAAGGATGCAATTTTCAGTGCGGATTTTGCCAGAACTGGCAGATATCCCAGGCTTCGAAAGACGGCAGCAATCTTGGAGGATCCCCACTGGCTCCGTCTGAAATCGTCGATCTGGCCCGAAAAGAGCGCTGTCGGAGCATCGCCTATACATACACCGAACCAACAATCTACTTCGAATATGCTTATGAAACCGCGATTCAGGCGCATGAAGCAAGCATCTACAACATTTTCGTCACCAACGGATTCATGACAAAAGAAGCCATCAAAATCATCCGGCCTTACCTGGATGCTGCCAATGTGGACCTCAAATCGTTCCGTGATGAATTCTATCGCAAAACCTGCCACGGCAGACTGCAGCCGGTGCTCGACACCATTAGCCTGATGCGGGAGTTGGGAATCTGGGTAGAGGTTACCACCCTGGTTGTACCGGGCCAGAACGACGATCTCGCGGAGTTGCAGGACATCGCCGAATTTATTGCTGGTGTGGATACCGATATTCCCTGGCACATCAGCCGGTTTCACCCCGACTACAAAACCACCGAGAGCATCCCCACCCCCGTACAGACCCTGGAGAAAGCTCGATCGCTCGGCCGTGAGGCAGGATTGAAATACATCTATGTCGGCAATGTCCCCGGCGAAGAAAACAACACCGCCTGCCCCAAATGCGGCGAAATCCTGATTATGCGCGACTATAGTGCAAATCAGGTCCGGGTGACCGATAATTCCGGATGCCCGAGCTGCGGAGAGCATATCGCCGGTGTTTTCAAGTAA
- a CDS encoding TetR/AcrR family transcriptional regulator, translating to MRDEKKQKRQERILLQALKLFTERGYFNTSVSDIQSASKMSVGTLYNYFTNKEAIAISLFSNIENCLYEHLCEIERKYDNVYDRCKAIVRHLFETTERAPESMQYLFYTKHREVMPVEKSVFTSLPFLKMKDMVVKGQHAGVIRNMEPDVAMVALFGGPIRMMYLRIDGVLEKPLPMYFEDCWDCAWRSVKI from the coding sequence ATGAGAGATGAAAAAAAACAGAAGCGCCAGGAAAGAATTCTCCTGCAAGCTTTGAAGCTGTTCACCGAGAGAGGTTATTTTAATACCTCGGTCAGTGATATTCAGTCTGCTTCGAAAATGAGTGTCGGCACTCTCTATAACTATTTCACCAATAAGGAGGCGATAGCCATTTCCCTGTTCAGTAATATTGAGAATTGCCTGTATGAGCACCTCTGTGAGATAGAAAGAAAATATGACAACGTCTATGATCGCTGCAAGGCAATCGTTCGTCATTTGTTCGAGACGACGGAGAGAGCCCCTGAATCTATGCAGTACCTGTTCTATACAAAGCACCGGGAGGTAATGCCTGTTGAAAAGTCGGTGTTTACCTCGCTTCCTTTTCTCAAGATGAAAGACATGGTGGTGAAAGGACAGCATGCCGGAGTCATCAGAAATATGGAACCCGATGTTGCCATGGTCGCACTTTTCGGCGGCCCTATTCGGATGATGTATCTGAGAATCGATGGTGTTCTGGAAAAACCATTGCCAATGTATTTCGAAGACTGCTGGGACTGCGCCTGGCGAAGCGTCAAAATCTAG
- a CDS encoding tellurite resistance TerB family protein → MADMNKLLGQLLGGGAASGFAGGLAGGLASSLLSGKKGRKMGFKALKLGGVAAVGAMAYTAYQRYSEKSGGAPTQAAPTEFTPAPPGSAFMPRENDHAANEALGLILVRAMIAVARADGRLDAEESQAIFQKIQSLGLDSESQALLVEEMGHPVDMDAIVNSATTPEIAAEIYTASLLAVEVDSAAEKAYLAMLAARLRLPPELVAEIEQQVTSQKELAQENSE, encoded by the coding sequence ATGGCTGATATGAATAAACTTCTAGGCCAGCTGCTGGGCGGCGGTGCGGCCAGCGGATTTGCCGGGGGACTGGCCGGCGGGCTCGCCAGTAGTCTGCTGAGCGGTAAAAAAGGACGGAAGATGGGATTCAAAGCGCTTAAGCTCGGCGGTGTCGCCGCAGTGGGAGCAATGGCCTACACCGCTTACCAGCGCTATTCTGAAAAGAGCGGTGGCGCACCGACGCAGGCTGCGCCGACTGAGTTCACTCCTGCACCACCCGGCTCTGCCTTTATGCCCAGAGAAAATGATCATGCTGCCAATGAAGCCCTTGGACTCATCCTGGTACGGGCCATGATCGCCGTAGCTCGCGCCGACGGCCGACTCGATGCCGAGGAGAGTCAGGCTATATTCCAGAAGATCCAGTCATTAGGCCTGGACAGTGAAAGTCAGGCTCTTCTGGTGGAAGAGATGGGCCATCCGGTCGATATGGATGCCATCGTCAACAGCGCCACCACACCTGAGATAGCAGCGGAAATCTATACGGCCTCCTTACTGGCGGTGGAAGTCGATTCGGCCGCGGAAAAAGCCTATCTCGCCATGCTGGCGGCACGGCTGCGACTGCCGCCGGAGCTGGTTGCTGAGATTGAGCAGCAGGTCACCTCTCAGAAAGAGCTTGCTCAAGAAAACTCCGAATGA